One part of the Quercus lobata isolate SW786 chromosome 7, ValleyOak3.0 Primary Assembly, whole genome shotgun sequence genome encodes these proteins:
- the LOC115952056 gene encoding F-box protein At4g00893-like produces the protein MAMNDQSFEEDALVDDLKEPLNVQDVQEPKSASSDLNAHVDALNKSLNVLDIQESEFASSDVNALESTSFDVNFLVDALNIQDDQESKSEKKDKLLSSWLELPPELLYQVSKHLSNIYFSIFCAVCKSWRSSAQSWHSNALVFRLRTLLDIPHSESPCNLMTLDTYQDFSPVLSVRLLCSKMGWLLLALYERFGYCRFFFFNPFTMVKIELPSHFYAFEIMSFSLPPTSKDCFVVGIESWGFGIIRRGEESWNIFDFKRSLPKDIFLSDNSPVLYKGRCYCLCMSGELGVFDLNEYLRNPEGQNSFRWIQIVPRGFSEELVDSIIQCYLVESNGQLYSVFEFEDFNPCFLVFSLNPNKSQLKWHAVENLRSQIFYVGVVGSISEPAVAEGVGNKIYLPNVQGNRCVFYNLKTKRCQSFYSDYSTNLSPHGKEHGNYVWIKCPLANSG, from the coding sequence ATGGCAATGAATGATCAATCTTTTGAGGAAGATGCTCTTGTGGATGATCTTAAAGAGCCACTAAATGTCCAAGATGTTCAAGAGCCGAAATCTGCATCTTCTGATTTAAATGCTCATGTGGATGCTCTTAATAAGTCGCTAAATGTCCTGGACATTCAAGAGTCAGAATTTGCTTCTTCAGATGTAAATGCTCTGGAATCTACATCTTTTGATGTAAATTTTCTTGTGGATGCTCTTAATATCCAAGATGATCAAGAGTCGAAATCTGAAAAGAAAGATAAGTTACTTAGTTCATGGTTAGAACTTCCACCAGAACTTCTCTATCAAGTGTCAAAACATCTCtcaaatatatactttagtatcTTTTGTGCTGTATGCAAATCATGGCGTTCAAGTGCTCAATCGTGGCATTCAAATGCTCTAGTCTTTCGGCTTCGGACCTTATTGGATATCCCACATTCTGAATCTCCATGTAATTTGATGACTTTGGACACTTACCAAGATTTTTCCCCAGTGTTAAGTGTACGTCTCCTCTGCTCAAAGATGGGTTGGTTGCTTTTAGCTTTATATGAAAGATTTGGATATTgccgtttctttttcttcaatcccTTCACTATGGTTAAAATAGAACTTCCATCTCATTTTTATGCATTTGAAATAATGAGCTTTTCCTTACCACCAACTTCAAAAGATTGTTTTGTAGTTGGAATCGAAAGTTGGGGATTTGGTATTATTAGACGTGGTGAAGAGAGTTGGAACATTTTCGATTTCAAACGGTCTCTTCCAAAAGACATTTTTTTATCTGATAACAGTCCTGTATTATATAAAGGGCGGTGCTACTGTTTGTGCATGAGTGGTGAGTTGGGAGTATTTGATCTTAATGAATACTTGAGAAATCCTGAAGGCCAAAACTCGTTTCGTTGGATTCAAATTGTTCCTAGAGGATTTTCAGAAGAGTTGGTTGATTCAATCATACAGTGTTACTTGGTGGAAAGCAATGGGCAGTTGTATTCagtgtttgagtttgaggatTTTAATCcatgttttcttgttttctcaTTGAACCCGAACAAGTCTCAATTGAAATGGCATGCAGTAGAAAACCTGAGAAGCCAAATTTTCTATGTAGGTGTTGTGGGTTCCATTTCAGAGCCGGCTGTGGCGGAAGGAGTTGGCAATAAGATTTACCTACCGAATGTCCAAGGCAACAGATGTGTATTCTACAATCTTAAAACCAAGAGGTGCCAATCATTTTACAGTGATTACTCGACCAATCTTTCACCCCATGGAAAGGAACATGGCAACTACGTTTGGATTAAATGCCCGCTTGCAAACTCTGGATGA